The sequence below is a genomic window from Dioscorea cayenensis subsp. rotundata cultivar TDr96_F1 chromosome 6, TDr96_F1_v2_PseudoChromosome.rev07_lg8_w22 25.fasta, whole genome shotgun sequence.
GGGCTCATGTTCCTAGAATGACTCTAGATGAGCTTTTTGAGCAGAAGAATGATGTGGCACAGGCTGTCTTGGAGGAAGTTGAAGAGGTAATTAACTCATTTCTTATGGTTAGCTATTACTcccttatttattttcaaaagtgTTTGATTCAGTTTCTATTTTGCTATGAATTCTCCACCAGTTGCTTTCTGATGCTCTTGGTTTGTAATATGGTCAAGTGTGTTCATTTCAATGCATATAAATGTCCCATTCTTTTCATCAAACTTTTAACATTCAGCTGTTAACTTACTTTGGTTGCTTTCACAATTATATCAGATTCTCTTCTCCTATCATGCTCTGTTTTGCGATATAATTTCACTTCTCAGTCATGATattttgagtgtgtttttctttcctttgttcAGTAACAACAACGTTTCTATTGATGGTGCCCATAAGGTGTATATTTTGACTATGATTTATGTTAGTAACagactatttatttgtttttagctGACCACCAGTTTCTATTAGCTATCTCTCTCAATTAATCTTGTGTGCCACTAATGTATCAGGTGATGGGAGCCTATGGCTACAACATAAAGCAGATTCTCATGGTTGACATTATACCTGATCCCTCGGTGCGCAGAGCAATGAATGAGATAAATGCAGGTTCACTCTTTTCTTTCAATGTTCATGAGATTAAGCATGCATTGTTTTAAATGTaggtttatattaattttgtagtCTTCTTTAGCCTGAACTGTAAATGGtgatttagttttgaatgagaCTCATTTTGACTAATAgagtttgttaatatttattgttgatattGTTACTAGCTAGACTCTCAGGTTATATGCCTGCAAACCTTGTTAGATGGGTTTAATTTACCCACCctgccttttcttttcttgctgTTTGACCAGGTGCCTGAGTTTCAGACAATTATATCATGCTTGTTAAGAAGATGACTTTGAATTCCTAACTTTGAATTCCTAATGTTCTTGGCTTCCAAAGCCTGTCAACTGAACATTATTTATTGGCAACCGTTTAATTTATTGTTACTGGCTTTTATGATGAAGTAATGATTAGAAACAAGTAGCTATTCTAAATTTGTTGCCTGGAATAAGTAAACATCATTTTGCATAAATTTTGCTGAGTGGGATGattgggatgatgatgatgatgatgtgaatgATGACTTCTCATTGCAGTTGAAGAATGAGCTTGATAGCAATTCTGAGAAGAAATAGACTGTGGAGTCATGGAGCCTGAGAACTGATGGATCAATTGATCTGTCTTCTTAGTAATTCTCTCTTAAAGATAAGCTGTTGTGTCAGACTAAGCAGTTCTTTTTTATGTAAACGATAATCTATAACATGTTTTAGGATTCTAATCCAGAGATTCCAAACACTTGGGCTATGGTTTAATTGAGCTTGTTTATTAGAGAATTCAgagtttgtattttattttattttttaagctgGTGAGTTGAATTGCTAgtttattttgtcaaaaaaaaacccccaaatttatgtgtatttcactattttatttttgtaaaataaaaataaaatacgagctcttaattgattaaataatatatatttaattaaaaactaattattaggCATGTTTTGAGGGGGTTATAACCacctttataataataattagaaatttaaaattttaaaagtatgaGTGTTGTTAAAACCTTGTTAATTTTAGACgcggttataaccgtctctatGAGTGTTGTTAAAACCTTGTTaattgtagaggcggttataactaCTTCTAAAACTattagtataattttaaaattttaattgtagaggcCGTTATAATCGCCTCTAAAACTATAActaaagatttaaaattttaattatagaaaCGGTTATAACCATCTCAAAAACTATGAATTAGTTGTCTTTATTAAAATTGtagaagcggttataaccgcctctataggtaaAATATCTTTTGAGGCAGTTATAAACTCTAGAGCCGGCTTAATACGAGCCGGTTAAGAGGCGGGTGAAAAATTCACCGCTAAAGCTATAGATGcggttttaaccgcctctatagagTGTTCAAAACCACCTCTATAGCTCTTTTTAGTGTAGTGGTTGATGTTGTCCTTTAGCTTCTGAACCATCATGTAGTTCTCAGAAAGCCAAAATCAATTGTTTATTGCTATTGTCTGATACAGACTTTGAACTTTAAGTTCTCAACCGGGGACAAAAAGACACACACATATATCTGATATGAATGTTTAGCACTATCTGTTGTTTTAAGATTAGCTGATATCAATTTAATGAATGTTAAATCCACTAAAAATTTCTTTCCCTCAAGTCTAGTATTAAattattctcttcttttccaTGTGCACCTCAAAAGAATGCTTTGTTTTCTCATTCCTGCTGAATTTTCTCTCGGgagaataaatataaatcttctGTTTCAGGTAGCGTGCAAGGAACTAAAAGAAGTAGCCGTCTGCTTCTCAAGTTGTTAGAAGCTGTTCTTAAAACTGCGAATCTTATGAATGTTGGCACCTTTCGCGGAGGGGCAGATGCATTCAAACTTGATACACTTTTGAAGTTGTCAGATGTTAAAGGCACAGATGGGAAGACGAGACTATTGCACTTGGTCATTCAAGAAATTATTTGATCTGAAGGTGTGCGTCTGCACGTATGGCTAGAGAGCAAGTGAGCATCTCTAGTTTGACCACTTCTAGTTTGGGTTCCTTTGATTTAACTGAAGATCCTCCCCAAGAAGTCTTGACAAGTACAGCGGCAAACCTTGGCCATAGATTGGTAAAGACAAAAGAGTTCTTGAACACAGATATGAAGAGTTTAGAGGAGCAAAGCGGTTGTCATTATTTTCTCAAGTCTTTTGTAGAACATGCTGAAACTGATATTGCGGTTTTTATTGCTGTGTGTCATGCCGGTAGGTCATGTAGGTTGCAGACAAGTGAGTTGTCTAGTGCATTGATCTAGTAAcagaatggttgaaaatgaCAGTAAAACATCtctattgatatttttattggtgaaaATTTGGTTTAGGAAAAGTAG
It includes:
- the LOC120262972 gene encoding hypersensitive-induced response protein 4-like isoform X3, which produces MPRHDNVFVKLVCSIQYRVFKADADDAFYELQNPREQIQAYVFDVLWAHVPRMTLDELFEQKNDVAQAVLEEVEEVMGAYGYNIKQILMVDIIPDPSVRRAMNEINADAFKLDTLLKLSDVKGTDGKTRLLHLVIQEII
- the LOC120262972 gene encoding formin-like protein 15 isoform X2 codes for the protein MMLWRNLFWAVMVALFTAWSILKRILMIGWQKNWITIWMMTILFFIAQGYSKVFDAKTFLWAHVPRMTLDELFEQKNDVAQAVLEEVEEVMGAYGYNIKQILMVDIIPDPSVRRAMNEINADAFKLDTLLKLSDVKGTDGKTRLLHLVIQEII